In Gopherus evgoodei ecotype Sinaloan lineage unplaced genomic scaffold, rGopEvg1_v1.p scaffold_31_arrow_ctg1, whole genome shotgun sequence, a single window of DNA contains:
- the LOC115640432 gene encoding phospholipase A2 inhibitor subunit gamma B-like: MEMKAEASMPVGQLKERNSSGAGCIAVKGARSPIGVDQTQRKVREGQIQVAYVLSPPPGACLQCEVCSGPGASCTGDLQTCAVGADTCSISLSESTLAGMKQQIIIKGCATSNHCTAGPVTMNFGNGVAIRSSIACCMGDA; the protein is encoded by the exons ATGGAAATGAAGGCGGAAGCCAGCATGCCAGTGGGGCAGCTAAAGGAGAGAaacagcagtggggctgg CTGCATCGCTGTCAAGGGGGCCAGATCCCCAATTGGTGTGGATCAGACCCAGAGGAAGGTGAGGGAGGGACAAATCCAGGTGGCTTATGTTCTCTCTCCGCCTCCAGGGGCCTGTCTGCAGTGTGAGGTTTGCTCTGGACCAGGAGCCAGCTGCACGGGTGACCTTCAGACCTGCGCTGTTGGGGCAGACACTTGTAGCATCTCTCTGAGTGAATCCACATTGG CGGGAATGAAGCAACAGATCATTATCAAGGGCTGTGCAACATCCAACCATTGCACCGCTGGCCCCGTCACTATGAACTTTGGGAACGGAGTGGCAATAAGGTCGAGCATCGCGTGTTGCATGGGAGACGCCTGA